CAGCGCCCAGCCCAGCGAGAGCATGCTGAGCCACTTCGCGCCGGAGCGGATGACGCCGAAGGAATCGGCGGCGTAGACCTGGTTGACGTGGATGTTCTGCCAGATGTACATGAGGCCGTCGACGGCGGAGCAGAAGTCGTCGGCCCGGCAGGCGAGCGTGGCGGCGTTGATGGCGCCGGCCGAGGTGCCGGAGATCACCTGGAAGGGGTTGTCGCCGGTGGTGCAGGCGTCGCGGCGCAGCTGCGCGATGGCGGCCAGCACGCCGACCTGGTAGGCCGCGCGTGCGCCTCCTCCGGTAAGGATCAGGCCGGTCCGGGGCTTGGCATCCTGCATGGGGGCAGCTTACGCCTGACACCCCCGGCGTGGGGTGGGGGAAGCACCCGTCAAATGGGGGATGGTCGGCCGACCCGAGTCGCAGTTGCCGACGGGCGATCGGAACTCAACGCCCCCGGGAACTCCGGCGCGACGTGGTGACGGCCGGTCCCTCTGCGTCCAACCAGATCGGCGTCTGGAACGGCAGGTCGTCTTCCTGGAAACCGGCTGAGATCACCTGCTCAGTCCAAAGCGCCGGCGCCTGGCGACGCGCGGAGGCGATGTACTCGCGCGCCTCTTCCTCGACATAGCCGTAGTCCGTGCAGGCGTCGATCAGATTGAAGATGGCACTGGACGCCGCGTGCGTTCGGGACCGGGAGATGTCCATGGATTGCGTGCCCGAAAAGACCATCCCATACGGCGCGATGTCGAACGCCGGAGACAGCGTCCAACCCGTTCCATCGAACAGGAAGCCGGTGTTGCGCGGGTGATCGTCACCGTTGCCCAACACGGCGTTCATAACGATGCGGCGGAAGAGTTCGCGCTTGCCCTCCAACACCGTTTCGCTGTCAGCGCGTCCACGCCACCGCTGCAACTCGTGCGCCAGAGCGAGATAGGAACGCTCACGGCTGCCCCGCACCTGCTTGTCCAGGCCTAGCACGGTATGCGCGCTGGCGAAGAGTCGCCGGGTCACCCGCCGCTGCGCATCCACCTCACGGTCAAAGCGTCGGACCAGGATCACCTCGCGTTGCTCGACCCGTTTGAACTGCACCTCGGCCGCGTTCACGCCGAGCGCTGTCGCCACCCTCATGGCCACGAATTCGCGAAGCGGTGAATGGGGCCGGTCTCCGCGGTCCTGGAGTTTGGCCAGCCACTGCTGCCCCTCATGCATCACGGTGAGCTTGGGACGCTCCCCGCCGGCACTCGTGCCGACGATGCCTTTCACTTCGCGCACGGCATCGCTGGCCGGCCGCGAATCAGGCACGCCCGCGAGAATTTGCAGCAGGTCGTGGGACGGCGGGCAGTGGAAGTCCTGCTTTCGCGCAACGTCGTCGCAGACGGCAATGGCACCGACCGAATCGCCTTCCGACTCTTCCAGCACGGCCATGTGGTCCTCGACGCGAACCTGCCGCAGATGTGCCAGCAGATCGAGCCCATAGCCTTCCGGCTTGGCATCGCGGATCACGCCGAAAAGCCCATCCTGCCTCGTTTCCCTGATCGGCCGCGCGCGAGGACTCAATGCGAGGTGCGCCAGGTCCAGCGCGACGCCGTGCGCGTCCAGGTAGGTCTGCCGATACTCGAAAATGCCGACGCCCTCCTTCAGCGAGAAGACGCCGCATTCCACCGGCACCGCGCTGTGCGGGAGCCAGACCCACACCGGCTTGGCATCGGCGCTCATGGCGACCTCCGTTTGGGCGTACGAACGCGCAGCGGTACGGCGTCGGCCATCAAGGCGGAAAGCTCCTTGTCGGATCCCAGGTTGGACAGGGTGTCGAACGTTCCCTCCAGTCCCAATCCCCACAGCACCATCAACACGGAGCCGATCTGCACGGTCGGGGCGCCGGTCTCGATCGCCACCAGCGTGCTCAGGCCGATGCCCGCCCGGGCCGCCAGGTCCGGCCGGGTCAATCGCCGGGCGCGACGCGCGAGCGAAATCCGTTCGCCGAGTGCGGCGAGCGAGTCCTCGACAATGAACGGAAAGGTTTTAAGACTCATGGAACAATTGTTATAGCCCAAAAAAACTGCCATAACAACTGTTATCACGATCCCGTTTCTACGTCACCCGCCCGAGTCGTACACGATCTCCGCCGGCTTGAGCTGTTCCAGCGCCTCGTCGCTGGGCCAGAACTTGCCCGCGCCGCCCAGGCCCAGTTCCGCGATCGCGCCATTGCGCTTGATCGGGATGCGCAGCTCCAGCCCCTGGCTGAGCACGCCCTGCTCCGTCTCCACGCGCTTGGCCGGCCAGCTCTTGACCAGCTCCAGCACCGCCGAGGCCGGCAGGTTGGGCGCCGTGCGCAGGTAGCGCCCGAAACGCGCCCGCGCCGCCGCCAGGCTGAACACCTGCTGCACGTTCATCCGCAGCCCGCCGGAGAAGCGGTCGTTCTGCACCTTGCCCACCGCGATGATCAGCTCGTCCTCCGCCAGCAGCTCCTTGTTGGCGTTGAGCATCTCCTCGTTGGCCACCGCCTCGATCGCATGGGTCTTGTCGTCGATCTTGAAGATCGCCACCCGGCCGCGCGCGCCGTTGATCACCCGCATGTCCGACACGATGCCCGCCACCGTCGTCGGCTCGCGGCTGTCCTGCAGGTCGACGATGCGGCGCTTCACCATCCGGCGCAGCTCCGTCTCCGACTGGTCGAACAGGTGCCCCGACAGGTAGAACCCGATCGCCGTCTTCTCCAGGCCCAGCCGCTCCTTGATGCCCCACTCGGGCACCTCGACGAAGTCCGGCTCCGCCGTCGACGAGCCGTGCCCGCCGTCGAAGTCGAACAGCCCGCCCTGGTTGACGTTCTGCGCCAGGTTGTCCGCGTAGGTGTAGCCCAGCGAGACGCTCGCCAGCAGCCGCGCGCGGCTCGCGTGCAGCGCGTCGAAGGCGCCGGCCTTGATGAGCGCCTCCACCACGCGCTTGTTCACCGCCTTGCGGTCCACGCGCGCGCAGAAGTCGAAGAAGCTCGTGAAGGGGCCGCCCTCGGTGCGCGCACGCACGATCGCCTCGATCGCACCCGCGCCCGTGCCCTTGATCGCGCCCAGGCTGTAGTTGATCTTGCGCGCACGCGGCGTGGTGCCGGCCTTGCCTTCCTTCGGCGCGGACTTGGACGTGCCTTCGTCCGCGGCCATGGGCTCGAAACGGCCCACGCCCAGGTTGATGTTGGGCGGCTCGAACTCGATGCCGAACAGCTTGGCATCGTTCATCAACACCTTGAGCTTGTCGGTGTCGTCCGATTCGATGGTCATGTTCGCGGCGAAGAACTCCGCCGTGTAATGCACCTTCAGCCAGCCCGTGTGATACGCCAGGAGCGAGTACGCGGCCGCGTGCGACTTGTTGAAGCCGTAGCCCGCGAACTTCTCCATCAGGTCGAAGACCTCGTCGGCCTTGTCCTGGTCGATGCCCTTCTCCGCCGCGCCCTTTCGGAACAGGTCGCGGTGCATGGCCATCTCTTCGGCCTTCTTCTTGCCCATCGCCCGGCGCAGCATGTCCGCGCCGCCGAGCGAGTAGCCGCCCAGCACCTGGGCGGTCTGCATCACCTGCTCCTGGTAGACCATGATCCCGTAGGTCTCGGACAGCACCGGCTCCACCAGCGGATGCGGGTACACCACCACTTCCTTGCCGTGCTTGCGCGCGACGAAGCTGGGGATCAGGTCCATCGGGCCCGGGCGGTACAGCGCGTTCAGCGCGATCAGGTCTTCCAGGCGCGAGGGCTTCGCGTCCTTGAGCATGCGCTGCATG
This genomic stretch from Mitsuaria sp. 7 harbors:
- a CDS encoding type II toxin-antitoxin system HipA family toxin, which translates into the protein MSADAKPVWVWLPHSAVPVECGVFSLKEGVGIFEYRQTYLDAHGVALDLAHLALSPRARPIRETRQDGLFGVIRDAKPEGYGLDLLAHLRQVRVEDHMAVLEESEGDSVGAIAVCDDVARKQDFHCPPSHDLLQILAGVPDSRPASDAVREVKGIVGTSAGGERPKLTVMHEGQQWLAKLQDRGDRPHSPLREFVAMRVATALGVNAAEVQFKRVEQREVILVRRFDREVDAQRRVTRRLFASAHTVLGLDKQVRGSRERSYLALAHELQRWRGRADSETVLEGKRELFRRIVMNAVLGNGDDHPRNTGFLFDGTGWTLSPAFDIAPYGMVFSGTQSMDISRSRTHAASSAIFNLIDACTDYGYVEEEAREYIASARRQAPALWTEQVISAGFQEDDLPFQTPIWLDAEGPAVTTSRRSSRGR
- a CDS encoding helix-turn-helix domain-containing protein, which codes for MSLKTFPFIVEDSLAALGERISLARRARRLTRPDLAARAGIGLSTLVAIETGAPTVQIGSVLMVLWGLGLEGTFDTLSNLGSDKELSALMADAVPLRVRTPKRRSP